Proteins from one Nakamurella multipartita DSM 44233 genomic window:
- a CDS encoding helix-turn-helix transcriptional regulator — translation MTVDARRRQLGDFLRSRRGALSRADFGLPTPARQRSAGLRREEVAALAGVSVTWYTWLEQGRDINASRQVLQALGRVPRLTATESAYLLSLGGYTPSEPDRPGSGEPAPPHLARLLDSLWFPAFALSMDWTITGWNAAYAALYSRIESLPASERNLLWLVFTDPHLRDMLPHWEQDSRHFVAEFRGESGAQLASGAHSALIARLSQASGEFREQWADLTVERFASRRRQFRHPEAGLLEFEHHRLVPSDHPDLHLIAYLTDPDSATAAWFRRADRPEPP, via the coding sequence CGCCGGCAGCTCGGTGATTTTCTGCGCAGCCGCCGCGGGGCGCTGTCCCGGGCCGATTTCGGGCTGCCCACCCCGGCCCGGCAACGCAGCGCCGGCCTGCGCCGGGAGGAGGTCGCGGCGCTGGCCGGGGTGAGCGTCACCTGGTACACCTGGCTCGAACAGGGCCGGGACATCAATGCCTCCCGGCAGGTGCTGCAGGCCCTGGGCCGGGTGCCACGGCTGACCGCGACGGAGTCGGCGTACCTGCTCTCCCTCGGTGGCTACACGCCGAGCGAGCCGGACCGGCCCGGGTCGGGCGAGCCGGCCCCGCCCCACCTGGCCCGGCTGCTGGACAGCCTGTGGTTCCCCGCCTTCGCGCTGTCCATGGATTGGACGATCACCGGCTGGAACGCCGCCTACGCGGCGCTGTACTCGCGGATCGAGTCGCTGCCGGCCAGCGAGCGGAACCTGCTGTGGCTGGTCTTCACCGATCCGCACCTGCGCGACATGCTCCCGCACTGGGAGCAGGACAGCCGGCACTTCGTGGCCGAATTCCGCGGTGAATCCGGAGCCCAGCTCGCCTCCGGCGCCCACTCGGCCCTCATCGCGCGACTGTCGCAGGCCAGCGGTGAGTTTCGGGAGCAGTGGGCCGATCTCACGGTCGAACGATTCGCCTCCCGTCGCCGCCAGTTCCGCCATCCCGAGGCCGGACTGCTGGAGTTCGAGCACCATCGGCTGGTGCCCTCCGACCATCCCGACCTGCATCTGATCGCGTACCTGACCGACCCGGACAGCGCGACGGCGGCGTGGTTCCGGCGCGCGGATCGCCCGGAACCGCCCTGA